A single genomic interval of Procambarus clarkii isolate CNS0578487 chromosome 17, FALCON_Pclarkii_2.0, whole genome shotgun sequence harbors:
- the LOC138365596 gene encoding putative leucine-rich repeat-containing protein DDB_G0290503: protein MTEALVQEIDQGLQPLLRLSPSLGEESGGFTTTNKYLADISRDIEGSNLKAKTFIASVHDNLHLKSYSQSKEIIESLLHGEYESPLLNAEENEALKQQLSVKYLFKLYKAHVDRINKLAQELGSHSFTEKSTNTKKLYKKENNDNSISHDTIPESTELSQQSSFGLTEASKVPQESLKSVSRVPQKPLQSSSISSTESSEKPKETLKSSKIQIMKKWQQLQQHLHLLIKIQTDSSELPQETLQTVASELPQQKLQTKDSEHPPETLQSEDSERTQETLQTEASELPQETLQTEDIFVQGFYKYDFPMEEESNSLPPFVVMTLELQEGNNEVECKIEAKNVNTLDTFTSIKFNINVEVEEEKETVSSEVPLETLQTDYSEIPQETLHSPINQTGFSKFSQETLQSIISQLLINQAELYEELEVPQEISQSIIDQTLQLVISQIESSKVPQEGFNMSQFPIKENSLPPFVFMELELQDGNNEVECKMLAKNINSSDTFASIKFNINVEIREEETTKESHRGGELQNAGEGVGGELQDGGEGVGGKLQDAAGVEGQLQDTGEGVGGQLQDGGELRDAGERVGGELQDAGEGGGGGGGELQTSENESSGVPHVIRQMESVELPHELLRELLQSSSCQADFSELPQETKEYAQETKEFVCQTDSSELRKSKMTSELVESLFSPFIEDIKTYKENSLPPFVVMKLELQDGNNEVECKMLAKNINSSDTFASIKFNIYVEVGEETTKESQGEGGGGESRTIGEGGGRESQTVRGKEGGRESQTEGVGRKSQTVGGKGRGRDSLTVGGEEIGRESETAGGERGRES from the exons ATGACCGAAGCATTAGTACAAGAAATTGACCAGGGTCTTCAACCCTTGCTTCGTCTGTCTCCGAGTTTGGGTGAAGAAAGTGGGGGATTTACTACCACAAATAAATATTTGGCTGATATATCCAGAGATATTGAAGGTTCAAATCTTAAAGCTAAAACCTTTATTGCATCCGTCCATGACAATCTTCACCTAAAATCTTATAGTCAGTCCAAAGAAATTATAGAATCTCTTTTACACGGAGAATACGAATCTCCTCTTCTAAATGCAGAAGAAAACGAAGCTCTGAAACAACAATTATCTGTGAAATATCTATTTAAACTCTATAAAGCACATGTTGACAGAATAAATAAGCTGGCTCAGGAACTGGG TAGTCATTCATTCACGGAAAAATCTACAAAtactaaaaaattatataaaaaggaaaacaatgacaaTTCCATCAGTCATGATACAATACCAGAGTCCACTGAACTATCTCAACAATCCTCCTTCGGTCTAACAGAAGCTTCTAAAGTACCTCAAGAATCATTAAAATCAGTCAGTAGAGTACCTCAAAAACCATTACAGTCATCTTCCATCAGTTCAACAGAATCTtccgaaaaacccaaagaaacATTAAAATCCTCCAAGATTCAAATAATGAAGAAATGGCAGCAGCTCCAACAACACCTTCATCTTCTGATCAAGATTCAAACCGattcctctgaactgcctcaagaaacattacaaactgtagcctctgaactgcctcaacaaAAACTACAAACAAAGGATTCAGAACATCCTCCAGAAACATTACAATCTGAGGACTCTGAACgaactcaagaaacattacaaactgaggcctctgaactgcctcaagaaacattacaaactgag GATATATTTGTTCAAGGATTTTACAAATATGATTTCCCAATGGAAGAAGAATCCAATTCATTAccgccatttgtggtaatgaCACTTGAACTTCAAGAAGGTAATAATGAGGTAGAATGCAAAATAGAGGCTAAGAACGTTAATACACTAGATACATTTactagcattaaatttaacattaATGTGGAGGTCGAGGAAGAAAAAGAAACAGTTTCCTCTGAAGTACCTCTTGAAACATTACAAACAGATTATTCAGAAATACCGCAAGAAACATTACATTCCCCCATCAATCAAACAGGTTTCTCTAAATTCTCTCAAGAGACATTACAATCCatcatcagtcaattactcatcAATCAAGCAGAGCTCTATGAAGAACTTGAAGTACCACAAGAAATATCACAATCCATCATCGATCAAACATTGCAGTTAGTCATCAGTCAAATAGAGTCCTCTAAAGTACCTCAAGAG GGATTTAATATGAGTCAGTTTCCGATTAAAGAGAATTCCTTGCCCCCATTTGTTTTTATGGAACTTGAACTCCAAGACGGTAATAATGAAGTGGAATGTAAAATGTTGGCTAAGAATATTAATTCCTCAGACacatttgctagcattaaatttaacattaATGTGGAAATCAGGGAAGAAGAAACGACAAAAGAATCACAcagaggaggagaattacaaaatgcaggagaaggagtaggTGGAGAATTacaagatggaggagaaggagtaGGAGGAAAATTACAAGACGCAGCAGGAGTAGAAGGACAATTACAAGATACTGGAGAAGGGGTAGGAGGACAATTACAAGACGGAGGAGAATTACGAGATGCAGGGGAAAGggtaggaggagaattacaagacgccggagaaggaggaggaggaggcggaggagaATTACAAACAAGTGAAAATGAGTCTTCTGGCGTTCCTCACGTCATCAGGCAAATGGAATCGGTCGAACTACCTCATGAATTACTTCGAGAATTATTACAATCCTCCAGCTGTCAAGCAGATTTCTCTGAACTACCTCAGGAAACAAAAGAATATGCCCAAGAAACAAAAGAATTCGTTTGTCAAACAGATTCGTCTGAACTTCGAAAATCCAAAATGACATCCGAACTTGTAGAATCATTATTCTCGCCATTTATCGAAGACATAAAAACTTATAAAG AAAATTCACTACCCCCATTCGTGgttatgaaacttgaacttcaagacggtaataatgaggtggaatgtaaaatgttggctaagaatattaattcctcagacacatttgctagcattaaatttaacatttatgtGGAAGTCGGAGAAGAAACAACAAAAGAATcacaaggagaaggaggaggaggagaatcacgAACaataggagaaggaggaggaagagaatcaCAAACAGTAAGAGGaaaagaaggagggagagaatcaCAAACAGAAGGAGTAGGAAGAAAATCACAAACAGTaggaggaaaaggaagaggaagagattcACTAACAGTAGGAGGAGAAGAAATAGGAAGAGAATCAGAAACAGCAGGAGGAGAACGAGGAAGAGAATCATAA